The following coding sequences are from one Musa acuminata AAA Group cultivar baxijiao chromosome BXJ1-6, Cavendish_Baxijiao_AAA, whole genome shotgun sequence window:
- the LOC135676926 gene encoding CASP-like protein 4A3 — translation MSSPERSPSPEAESEAPPPAPQNTPEKPGSPEPAMMALAIVDRLSQEDMAVDVKVVGGAVSGGEGDRGLGNGCCAARKAESGLVAVPGILRRRAVTRAAFGLRVSAALLSLVSFSVMAADSTEGWAGDSFGRYSEYRYLVCVNAIAFAYSAFQAYTKVHYLILKKLIIRRPMSYYFDLSMDQVLAYLLMSASSAAASRNDLWISRFGADEFMDMANGSIAISFLAFVALASSSLISARNLFAWNSNATS, via the exons atgagttcCCCTGAGCGATCACCATCCCCAGAGGCGGAGAGCGAAGCCCCGCCGCCTGCGCCTCAGAACACGCCCGAGAAGCCGGGGTCCCCGGAGCCTGCGATGATGGCTCTGGCGATCGTCGACCGGCTGAGCCAGGAGGACATGGCGGTCGATGTGAAGGTCGTCGGAGGTGCCGTCAGCGGCGGAGAGGGAGACCGAGGCCTGGGGAACGGCTGTTGCGCCGCGCGGAAGGCGGAGAGTGGTCTTGTGGCGGTGCCGGGGATCTTGCGGCGGCGGGCGGTGACGAGGGCGGCGTTCGGGCTTAGGGTTTCCGCGGCGCTGCTGAGCCTGGTGTCTTTCTCGGTCATGGCCGCCGATTCGACTGAGGGGTGGGCCGGCGACTCCTTCGGCCGTTACAGTGAATACCG ATACTTGGTCTGCGTTAATGCGATTGCGTTTGCGTACTCGGCGTTTCAGGCATACACGAAGGTCCACTATTTGATCCTGAAGAAGCTCATCATTCGCCGTCCCATGAGTTACTACTTCGATCTCTCAATGGATCAG GTACTGGCTTACCTTCTGATGTCTGCATCCTCTGCAGCCGCCTCTCGCAATGATCTCTGGATATCGAGATTTGGTGCTGATGAATTCATGGACATGGCAAACGGTTCTATTGCCATCTCATTTCTAGCATTTGTTGCCCTGGCTTCAAGTTCTCTCATCTCAGCCCGCAATCTCTTCGCATGGAATTCCAATGCCACATCATAG
- the LOC103989232 gene encoding protein SPIRAL1-like 3 translates to MGRGVSSGGGQSSLGYLFGSGEAPKSVGETAAPAQKPSPPPPVDNSKQIPAGIQGNLANNYHRADGQNTGNFITDRPSTKVQAAPGGGSSLGYLFGGGGN, encoded by the exons ATGGGTCGTGGAGTAAGCAGCGGAGGTGGTCAGAGTTCTCTGGGCTACCTATTTGGTAGTGGAGAGGCTCCCAAATCTGTGGGAGAGACTGCTGCTCCAGCTCAGAaaccatctccaccaccaccagtTGACAACAGCAAGCAAATTCCTGCAGGTATCCAAGGGAACCTAGCAAACAACTACCATCGGGCAGATGGGCAGAACACTGGCAATTTCATCACG GATCGGCCTTCCACGAAGGTGCAAGCTGCTCCTGGTGGTGGCTCTTCCCTAGGTTATCTGTTCGGTGGCGGCGGCAACTGA
- the LOC135676928 gene encoding GDP-mannose transporter GONST3-like — protein MAEQDSRRKRERLSKMSVDTETPKVVPSSENDLSSTSASGLTWKDTLISFRQQASIYGVAAGYCVSASLLSIINKWAVMKFPYPGALTALQYLTSAFGVLVCGWLRLVDHDSLDLITMWKFLPAAVIFYLSLFTNSELLLHANVDTFIVFRSAVPVFVAVGETVFLNQPWPSPKTWISLATIFGGSVIYVLTDYQFTITAYAWAVAYLVSMSIDFVYIKHVVMTIGLNTWGLVLYNNLEALMLFPLELLIMGELKKIKHDISDESNWYSFSVVLPVAVSCLFGLAISFFGFSCRRAISATGFTVLGIVNKLLTVVINLVIWDKHSTLIGTIGLLICMFGGVLYQQSTTKPKKAETEPKSHIRDEEQQQLLEMQAPAETDSTRQHIVSVDTK, from the exons ATGGCCGaacaagactcgagaagaaagagagaaaggcTTTCAAAG ATGTCCGTTGACACTGAAACACCAAAAGTCGTTCCTAGCAGTGAGAATGATTTGTCATCAACATCTGCAAGTGGTTTGACCTGGAAGGACACTCTAATCAGCTTCAGACAGCAAGCATCAATATATGGTGTAGCTGCTGGATATTGTGTTTCTGCATCCCTCCTGTCCATAATCAACAAATGGGCAGTCATGAAGTTTCCCTACCCAGGTGCTTTGACAGCCTTACAATACTTAACCAGTGCATTTGGTGTTCTGGTTTGTGGGTGGTTAAGGCTTGTGGATCATGACAGTCTTGACCTCATTACCATGTGGAAGTTCTTACCAGCCGCAGTCATCTTTTACCTGTCCCTCTTCACAAACAGTGAGCTCCTCCTCCATGCCAATGTGGACACTTTTATCGTGTTCCGTTCTGCCGTTCCTGTGTTCGTGGCTGTTGGAGAGACTGTCTTCCTTAACCAGCCATGGCCTTCACCCAAGACATGGATTTCCTTGGCAACTATCTTCGGCGGCAGTGTCATCTATGTTCTCACAGACTACCAGTTCACAATTACTGCCTACGCTTGGGCTGTGGCTTATCTGGTGAGCATGTCGATAGATTTTGTGTACATAAAGCATGTTGTCATGACCATTGGGCTCAACACATGGGGCTTGGTGTTGTACAACAATTTGGAGGCTTTGATGCTCTTCCCCTTGGAGCTACTCATAATGGGAGAGCTGAAGAAGATTAAGCATGACATCTCCGACGAATCGAACTGGTATTCTTTCAGTGTTGTTTTGCCTGTGGCTGTGTCATGCTTGTTTGGCTTGGCAATATCCTTCTTTGGATTCTCCTGCAGAAGGGCAATCTCTGCAACAGGTTTCACGGTGCTTGGCATAGTGAACAAGCTCCTCACTGTCGTGATAAATCTGGTGATATGGGACAAGCATTCCACCCTGATCGGCACGATAGGTCTATTGATATGCATGTTTGGAGGTGTCCTCTACCAGCAGTCCACTACCAAGCCTAAGAaggcagagactgagcccaagtctcATATCAGAGACGAggagcagcaacagttgttggagATGCAAGCTCCTGCAGAAACTGATTCAACCAGGCAGCATATTGTCTCAGTAGATacaaaataa
- the LOC135676925 gene encoding uncharacterized protein LOC135676925 produces the protein MTLLEEITRAVAAAEANDGGNPPPPSKYPIVLNTEEIFSQLKPDAEAPGGVSLKHVSGWKISETDAAIIELSSRLVEKLRSKFRRPKSLGKGDFFGILNLFLRKSAEKVGLSIGSDAGDASGIEFARAGIEKLGFLIGREVAGLIAECCVVLEVWELLETLLLEGLVGHLNSTNLTEKLVEKNQTQLLCLLVEHVSDLRSAELLSVLKHFLSPTDDSYDGMVAVKKQWENQAILAIEKATQMGLPKKASKLAREASILLMMAYDGFSPSQVCLHYVFGSSNAEGLVLSSVISRLDGQEVLDLIRYFVKWLEKYHRFPEARPCPSAGSVLGLRTCESVPSFESIIKALGLVLDEHFSYLVFNSEFHDEMRAAEDIVSSLVLEANLSCPLENIIKYLQSEIRKNRDF, from the coding sequence ATGACGCTGCTGGAAGAAATTACACGGGCGGTAGCGGCGGCGGAGGctaacgacggcggaaaccctccTCCGCCCTCAAAGTATCCCATCGTTCTCAACACCGAAGAGATCTTCTCGCAGTTGAAGCCTGACGCCGAGGCCCCCGGCGGCGTCTCCCTCAAACACGTCTCCGGGTGGAAGATCTCGGAGACTGACGCTGCTATCATCGAATTATCCTCCCGTTTGGTCGAAAAACTCAGGAGCAAGTTCCGACGCCCTAAGTCCTTGGGTAAAGGTGACTTCTttgggattttgaacttgtttttGCGGAAAAGCGCCGAAAAGGTCGGCCTTTCGATCGGTTCCGACGCCGGAGACGCGTCGGGCATCGAGTTCGCGCGTGCAGGGATCGAGAAGTTGGGATTTCTGATAGGTCGAGAGGTTGCTGGGCTGATTGCCGAGTGCTGTGTTGTTCTCGAGGTATGGGAATTGCTGGAGACCTTGCTTCTCGAGGGGCTGGTGGGGCATCTCAACTCCACGAATCTGACGGAGAAGCTTGTGGAGAAAAATCAAACTCAGTTGCTCTGTCTCTTGGTCGAGCATGTCTCAGATCTCCGGTCCGCGGAGCTTCTCTCTGTTCTTAAGCATTTCTTATCACCAACTGATGATTCTTATGATGGTATGGTTGCGGTGAAGAAGCAATGGGAAAACCAAGCTATTTTAGCCATTGAGAAAGCTACTCAAATGGGGCTGCCAAAGAAAGCATCGAAGCTAGCTAGAGAGGCTTCAATCTTACTAATGATGGCTTATGATGGTTTCTCACCATCACAAGTGTGCTTGCATTATGTGTTTGGATCATCGAACGCAGAAGGACTTGTTCTATCTTCCGTGATTTCGAGACTAGATGGACAGGAAGTATTGGATCTGATTCGGTACTTCGTGAAGTGGTTAGAGAAGTACCATAGGTTCCCGGAAGCACGCCCCTGTCCGTCTGCTGGGTCAGTGCTGGGATTGAGAACCTGTGAGAGTGTTCCTTCATTTGAATCCATCATCAAAGCATTGGGCTTGGTGTTAGATGAGCATTTCTCATACCTGGTTTTCAATTCTGAGTTCCATGATGAGATGAGAGCTGCTGAAGATATTGTTAGTTCTCTGGTGCTGGAGGCAAACTTATCTTGTCCTTTAGAGAACATAATCAAGTACCTACAGTCAGAAATCAGAAAAAACAGAGATTTTTAG
- the LOC103989816 gene encoding proline-rich receptor-like protein kinase PERK13: MSDSAPPPEGLSSNSTASTSPPPSEATSPPPSTSPPSPPASAPPPQSPPPSENPSPSPPYSPPLQPSESTASPPPESSPLTPPPNTPPTLAPPNTPPPNASPPPPIPPPPPPPPSPPPPKAASPVPSPPSRVLTSPPPPPPASPPPASSPPVSSPSDSRSPPPPPPTPVVVPPPAPVVVPPSPSPPKVAPSPGNQESRPPPPPPVSATAPSSPTPPSIPAPAPSSTITTPTPPSVPTPVTPIHKNTTPSHSPSPTVPRHISPSKNSSSSPSAASSNSQGNHETVTLVGITVAGVLVALVAIFFVVLRKKNKRTHGLTGQSRRPPPEIALPNGRYHGPAGAAAGRAPHPDANHAASPSGESSYGSYGRQVRAAEGIDPSGSKSWFTYEELMDITNGFSRENHIGEGGFGSVYKGVLQDGREVAVKQLKIGSGQGDREFKAEVEIISRVHHRHLVSLVGYCIAEQHRLLVYEFVSNKTLDHHLHGEGLPVLDWGKRMRIAVGSARGLAYLHEDCHPRIIHRDIKSANILLDESFEAQVADFGLAKLANDAHTHVSTRVMGTFGYLAPEYASSGKLTDRSDVYSFGVVLLELITGRKPVDASRPLGDESLVEWARPLLIHALETGDYEELVDPKLENNFLKADMLRVIEAAAACVRHSAPKRPRMVQVLRALDSEGSLSDLSNGVKFGQSTVYNSGQYSADIQKLRRMAFDSGGFSIDYDHSGEHEHEHGSNSTYSSAEH; encoded by the exons atgtCAGATTCGGCTCCACCTCCTGAGGGTCTGAGCTCTAACTCGACGGCTAGCACGTCTCCACCTCCCTCGGAGGCGACTTCTCCGCCGCCATCGACCTCTCCGCCATCTCCACCAGCTTCGGCGCCGCCTCCCCAGAGTCCACCTCCGTCCGAAAACCCATCCCCGTCGCCACCATATTCGCCTCCGCTACAACCTTCTGAATCAACTGCATCTCCTCCGCCTGAGTCATCACCACTCACCCCTCCACCGAATACGCCGCCAACGTTGGCACCACCGAATACCCCACCACCAAATGCCTCCCCTCCTCCTCCAATtccacctccaccacctcctcctccttctcctcctcctcccaaagCTGCCTCCCCCGTTCCTTCACCACCATCACGTGTTCTTAcctctccgcctccgcctcctcctgcttctcctcctccagcATCGTCACCTCCTGTTAGCTCACCATCGGATTCAAGATCTCCCCCTCCGCCGCCACCTACACCCGTCGTCGTGCCGCCACCTGCACCCGTCGTCGTGCCACCATCACCTAGTCCTCCAAAGGTTGCTCCGTCTCCTGGAAACCAAGAATCacgaccaccaccacctcctcctgtgTCTGCAACTGCACCAAGTTCTCCAACTCCGCCGTCCATACCTGCACCCGCACCATCATCAACCATTACCACTCCAACTCCGCCATCCGTGCCGACACCCGTAACACCTATCCATAAGAACACTACTCCTTCACATTCCCCATCACCTACTGTTCCGCGGCACATTTCCCCTTCCAAAAATTCAAGCTCCTCTCCTTCCGCTGCTTCATCGAATTCACAAGGCAATCATGAAACGGTAACATTGGTCGGAATTACTGTTGCTGGAGTATTAGTCGCCTTAGTTGCCATTTTCTTCGTGGTCTTAAGGAAGAAGAATAAAAGAACGCATGGCTTAACAGGACAGTCCAGGCGTCCACCTCCTGAAATTGCACTACCAA ATGGCCGCTACCATGGACCGGCAGGTGCAGCAGCCGGAAGAGCTCCACATCCAGATGCCAATCACGCAGCGTCTCCTTCCGGGGAAAGCTCGTACGGGAGTTATGGTCGCCAGGTTCGTGCTGCTGAGGGGATCGATCCTTCAGGGTCCAAGTCATGGTTTACATACGAAGAGCTGATGGACATAACGAATGGGTTTTCTCGGGAGAATCATATTGGCGAGGGAGGGTTCGGATCTGTGTACAAGGGTGTGCTGCAAGACGGTAGAGAAGTGGCGGTGAAGCAGCTTAAGATTGGGAGTGGACAAGGCGACAGGGAATTCAAGGCGGAAGTGGAGATCATCAGCCGCGTCCACCACCGCCATCTGGTTTCTCTGGTGGGTTACTGCATAGCAGAACAACATCGGCTGCTGGTCTACGAATTCGTCTCCAATAAAACTCTAGATCACCATTTGCATG GAGAGGGACTTCCCGTTCTCGACTGGGGCAAACGAATGAGAATTGCTGTAGGCTCTGCTCGTGGACTGGCGTACCTGCATGAAGATT GTCATCCTCGGATCATTCACAGGGACATCAAGTCGGCTAATATCCTTTTGGATGAATCCTTCGAAGCGCAG GTAGCAGATTTTGGGCTGGCAAAACTAGCAAACGATGCACATACGCATGTGTCGACCAGAGTTATGGGAACATTCGG GTACTTGGCACCGGAGTATGCATCGAGCGGAAAATTAACAGATAGATCAGATGTGTATTCATTTGGAGTCGTGCTTCTGGAACTCATAACCGGGCGAAAACCTGTTGATGCATCTCGGCCTTTGGGCGACGAGAGCTTGGTGGAATGG GCTCGACCACTCTTGATTCATGCTCTTGAAACAGGCGACTACGAAGAATTAGTGGACCCCAAGCTTGAGAACAACTTTCTAAAAGCTGATATGTTACGTGTGATCGAAGCAGCTGCTGCTTGCGTCCGTCACTCTGCTCCCAAGCGACCACGAATGGTGCAG GTGCTGAGAGCATTGGATAGCGAGGGAAGCCTGTCTGATCTCTCCAATGGCGTCAAGTTCGGCCAGAGCACCGTCTACAACTCTGGCCAGTACTCCGCTGACATCCAAAAGCTGCGGAGAATGGCGTTCGATAGTGGGGGCTTCAGCATCGACTACGACCATTCCGGTGAGCATGAGCACGAACACGGAAGCAACTCGACATACAGCAGTGCCGAGCactag
- the LOC135676924 gene encoding carbonic anhydrase 2-like produces MSTAAVHCVAPLVGANKPKAAAAARVLSNLNNSSGSNKKNVSSAPSPSFPRLIRNSPVFATPTTAAPAVEMEPVERVKSGFADFKKEVYEKKTDLFADLKEGQSPKFMVFACADSRVCPSVVLNFQPGEAFTIRNIANMVPPYDQVKYAGVGAAIEYAVLHLKVENIMVIGHSRCGGIKGLMSVKDDGTTSTDFIEDWVKICLPARDKVKAHHSSLPFEEQCTQCEKEAVNVSLHNLKTYPFVKDAVEKKSLKLIGAHYDFVNGVFETWAD; encoded by the exons ATGTCGACCGCCGCGGTGCACTGCGTCGCCCCGCTCGTCGGAGCCAACAAGCCCAAGGCCGCCGCTGCCGCCAGAGTCCTCTCCAACCTCAACAACAGCAGCGGCAGCAACAAGAAGAACGTCTCTTCGGCTCCCTCTCCCTCGTTCCCTCGCCTCATCAGGAACTCTCCCGTCTTTGCGACCCCAACCACCGCCGCGCCGGCCGTG GAAATGGAGCCAGTGGAGCGAGTCAAATCCGGGTTTGCGGACTTTAAGAAGGAGGTGTACGA GAAGAAGACTGATTTGTTTGCTGATCTCAAAGAGGGTCAAAGCCCCAAG TTCATGGTGTTCGCATGCGCCGACTCCCGCGTGTGCCCCTCCGTGGTGCTCAACTTCCAGCCCGGTGAAGCCTTCACTATCCGCAACATCGCCAACATGGTCCCTCCCTATGACCAG GTTAAGTACGCCGGAGTTGGGGCCGCCATCGAGTACGCTGTGCTCCATCTCAAG GTGGAGAACATAATGGTGATCGGCCACAGCCGCTGCGGTGGGATCAAGGGACTCATGTCCGTCAAGGACGACGGCACCACCAGCAC TGACTTCATCGAGGACTGGGTGAAGATTTGTCTTCCGGCAAGAGACAAGGTGAAGGCCCATCACTCCAGTTTGCCATTCGAGGAGCAGTGCACCCAGTGCGAGAAG GAGGCTGTAAATGTTTCACTGCATAACCTGAAGACCTACCCCTTCGTGAAAGATGCCGTGGAGAAGAAGTCCCTGAAACTGATTGGAGCACACTATGACTTCGTCAATGGCGTCTTTGAGACATGGGCGGACTAA
- the LOC135676927 gene encoding uncharacterized protein LOC135676927 — protein sequence MGRWVKPEVYPLMAAMTFVTSLCLFQLTRNMFLNPDVRINKSHRTTAVLENADEAQRYSHHGLRRFLSRRPPEIMPTINTFFSGIKRDG from the exons ATGGGGCGTTGGGTGAAGCCAGAG GTGTATCCGCTGATGGCTGCGATGACCTTCGTGACGAGCTTGTGTTTGTTCCAGCTTACCAGGAACATGTTCTTGAACCCTGATGTCAG AATCAACAAATCTCATCGCACCACTGCCGTCCTCGAGAACGCAGATGAAGCTCAAAGGTACAGCCACCACGGCCTGCGCAGGTTCCTCAGCCGACGTCCTCCGGAGATCATGCCAACCATCAACACTTTCTTCTCAGGAATCAAGAGAGATGGGTGA